The Rhopalosiphum maidis isolate BTI-1 chromosome 4, ASM367621v3, whole genome shotgun sequence region tactaatttttttcaggTTTATATATCATTTCTTGCTTTGTTAACCcatttacttattgtaatttttttttaatctacagattgtaaatgttatttttataaataataaaagtaataatatgttatattcatTTAGGGAGAACCAGCTCAACAGTCTGATGAATTACCAAAAGTTGAAAATGAACAACCAATTGAAGCTGAACCGGCTGTTGCAGAATTAGTTGTTAAACATCCATTAGAGAATAAATGGACACTTTGgttctttgaaaataaaagtaaagttTGGGAAGAAAATATACATGAAGTTGCTAGTTTTGATACTGTTGAAGATTTTTGGTGGTAAGTTTTCTTTATTCTAGAGCCTGCCTAAACTCTTTAACATTCATCCCATTCAGTCATTTTAAATTggaactttatattattattttatattgattaatctTGACtgacaaataaatacaacattttagaaaataataaatacattttttattgtctatcataattattatgttaaaaagagGTATATTTTGTCCTCACATgaaactatacataaattaaaaaatgtcataattttgttttgattctAACCAagtagagttttttttattatgtaaattctttaaaaaaaaaaaaaaacaaataatacaaaataccaatcttaaatattttagcttgTTTAATCACATTAAACGTCCAAGTCAACTTTCTTACCAATGTGAttacaactattttaaaaatggaataAAACCTATGTGGGAAGATGGAAAAAATAGTGCTGGAGGACGTTGGTTATTGCATTTACCACCAGCAAAAAATAGCCAACTTGTTGATGAATACTGGAAAAATATagtaaggaaaaaaaaatttttccatttaatttaaatttattaatattattacttttagatattaagtataatcgGTGAAATATATGACCAGAGTTCTGAAATTAATGGAGCTATAGTCAACGTACGAAGCAAAGGAACTAAAATAGCAGTATGGACAAACAATGCATCAAAAGATAATGGAAACAATATTATGGCTATTgggtatgtaataaaaaataaagaatagagTATACGTtcctattgtataaattaattgtttaacacTTTCAACGCCATTCGTGATTTCGTGGGTTATACCAAGATGCCGCTTTTTTCATACCGGACGCGATGATTCGATAATGGGAAtctaaaaataacgaaaaccCACCCAcctaattatagatataaatttagaatttattgtcTACAGCCGGTTTACATATcagagtttattaaaataaaatcaattaaattatggtGGATATAAACGTAAATGAAACTGACGTGTAAACGTATCACTGGCTTAATAGAATAGCCTAATGAAACGTATACACGTCAGCTGCATTGAAAGTGATAATTgttcaacaaattttttttttctgtatatttCCCACAAAATATAGGAACAaagatattaagtattttcacAATTACGACTCTGGTTCAGTTTAGTGCAGaggttaaacatattatatattttttaaagaagaaTATTTCCTGTGCATTATCcagatagatttttaatattaatattttttcataagttattaatgtttaaaaataaccaaaattattttaaattaaaacatgcttatatttaaaaaaatatataaataatagaaatctaTCCAGTTATATtcttctttaaaaaatgtataataggttCTTTTGTCCTAAACTGAACCAGAGAGTCGTAATcaagaaaatatgtaatatctatgttttatattgtgaggtagataaacaaaaaaaaacaaatattgatattgtggctaattaatattatcaaaaaattgtttttaatattatttaatttaaattttagaaggAAAATAAAAGAAGTTTTGGGTGCCCAGAATGAAAAAATGGTTTATGAGACTCATGCAGATACAGCAAATAAACAAGGATCATTTACAAAACAtgcatttatgatataatttaactaagttttaatatatttaaaaattaaatgcatttaaagtgaaaaataaatatataaaataacaagacTTATTTTTAGAgatgcaaatttaatttttgattaactatttctttacattttgtattcttatacacatatactaaAACAACAACTTGACCTGGTCCATCCAAATCCCATCACCCTCTCCGGTAAAGTATCTTAGACTAACGCTCAATTGCTATCTAAAACACAAATTTTAGATATACAACGtaagattatataaaaagttggGCACTGTTGTGCTGTATACAGGGCCGACGAGAGGGTAGGGCAAAAAGAGCCTGAGCCCTGGGGCCCGGACCTCTTGGGGGAGCCCGGTTGggttaggtataaaataagtatatataagtaaaagggTCCGGAATTGATCAGCCCTGGCTGTATACTAGATGTCTAGTAAGTTACTGTTAGTGATATGTTAAATCTGTAGATGTAtctttatactaatttaatatacatacataagcATTCATTAACTatctaataagtattataatttataactaatatacgttatttaattgcattcttatattatcatggtaaataatattgaaatattttaaataccaagtatgcatataatatggtttttatgttttcacaAACTTATTTTCCCTgagtaaaatcaatttaaaatatacttgatattataatattttattgtatccatattccatatatttaaataattaatatcgatattatacaatatcaatatattattacataagtttcaataatttagctctaatactaataatattcggTCAGGGCTGGCTAAAGCTATGGGCAACCTGGGCGCctagttgaaaattatttttatttaatttatcttttaatacgtattaataatctctacacaattttaaatatttattatctaatgtaattttaattgaagatACATctcatatttgaataataaactagttttaatattaattatagttattacttagtaTTAAAGtatccaatttaaaataactattatttttattttatttttttacgcaaTGTGGTAATTTTGTAAGTTAATATccttaaaaaactaaattttattactacTCAAATTAGATGGGAAAGGGAGTTAGGTGCTCCAAAACATGTTTTCGTCAGTTTCGTCCAAAATGCCATTACCCATTACTTCTAGCGCAGGCCTTATTCTCACTCTACGAGCATATTCTAAATCCCAGGtttctaaacatattttaataaaacaaaattaactaataaacgATGCATCTTCgtatataatagaatttattatatgtctatgaatattacgattaaataatttaatcaatgtgTCGATCAATATTGTACCTACACGAACAcggttacatattatagacatGATGTAGGATACGGATTGCGGAATATTCAGCTActaagttttaaatgttttaattcaattgaAATTCGTATTCTACTATTTAAGTATGCAACGTGTAACAGTGGTGTAGCCGGGGGGGAATGCAGCCCACCCCCACCCAGAAATACcaagaaaatttgaaaattattttaatttttaaagtgtctATGGAAATCGctacaaaaatcttaaattgtacTTTTCAAAACTTGATCTGCCCTCTCCGATAAAAAAACGACGTGTAACATTTTAACTACTAACTAAtagatatgttttattataaaatcaaaactcaATTTATACATCCATGTCTAGTGTCGTGTtggctttttttttagtttttttaaaaatattaaaaattaactgaatTCAATTATCGTTTTATGTCATTACTcaaaagtttaaacatttgattatgatatttaattactattattttcttcTATATCATCGCCAACGACCATACCACGTTGAATACACCAGTTCTCGTCCGATCACTGAAGTTAAGCAACGTCGGGCGTAGTTAGTACTTGGATGGGTGACCGCTTGGGAACACTACGTGCCGTTggctctttttattttttttttcaatatttatttccaactttaaaaatattatgatatttttgttgtcaaattgatttttaaaatttttaaattacacaatataaaaaatatttttacctaaccTAATTCGTTAAGCCATAAAAAGCTTTTCTAaattcatacatataatatatacatgtacaatgtacttaacttattataacatgcgtacaagttaaaataattacactgttttatattttaaactataggcTATATTACACACAACAAAACATTCGACGGACGAATTTTTTTGTACGTTTCCACCACGAATGGCGTCCACGTTTAGTCGTGGTTCCATGGCTGGTGTTAGTTATTGGATCCGAATAAACGTGCACATAGGCCGGTTTTGTTCCATTTTCAACCTCGGCCAAAACTTTCATAGAAATGCTCTCTAATTCGATTGCTTCGATTTCAACAAACGTTATGTGAATGTTCGGCATCGAAATGGTTTCCCCGGTAGACGGGTGAAGTCACCCTTCGCGGCGTTCCGTTTGGTCGAGCGCGGCAGATACTATCCGCGTCGATAACGAAGACAGTAATCGGACCTTCAACGCATCTGCGCCAGACATCATGTGCAATATTGGGAACTGATccatattgttttgttatcgAATCGAAGAAATCTCGGCATACTTTTTGGGGCTCACCATTTGTAAAGTGATTTTGCTGAATTCGATAGCATTAGCCATTACTACAGGGCAATAGACGTCGTcgggtgtaatattattttatttgattaatgattacctatatagtttatgatatatgttaatatattttacaatataacaatatacattcagaacaaaatatgttatt contains the following coding sequences:
- the LOC113548025 gene encoding eukaryotic translation initiation factor 4E-like, with the protein product MVEGEPAQQSDELPKVENEQPIEAEPAVAELVVKHPLENKWTLWFFENKSKVWEENIHEVASFDTVEDFWCLFNHIKRPSQLSYQCDYNYFKNGIKPMWEDGKNSAGGRWLLHLPPAKNSQLVDEYWKNIILSIIGEIYDQSSEINGAIVNVRSKGTKIAVWTNNASKDNGNNIMAIGRKIKEVLGAQNEKMVYETHADTANKQGSFTKHAFMI